The genomic stretch GACCCAAACCGAACACGGAACGCGCCCAAAGGATGGAAATGGGTACTGTGAAGAGAATCCGAAGCACAATTGGAGCTGATCAACTTGCCACCATTCGAAATTCTAGTCAATCTAGATGCAAATTCATCTTCAACTTTGTGTCGGAATGGCAACGGCATGACGTAAGGAGCTACGTACGAGGAATTAATCTCGTGGCTGAGGTGGAGCGATCCTTCATGGTCAGCTGTCCAATCATGTGGAGTAAAACTTGGTCAATAGTTGACTTGACTCTTGTAGTGTGGCAAAGTGGCAAGCGCATACGATGACTAAAATGCTGCTCCAAAAGCCCCGTCTAGATTTATCCCCGTGCGAGGCCTAACTCCCAATGAGGCCATGATTGAGAAGAGGATATTTCCAAAAGGTTGGAGTCGACAGATTCGCTTACCCCAAAAGAGTACGCGTACAAGTTGagcatgtgtacaagttgagcCGCTCTTGAGGTTTGATTTGAACTCGAGCACTGTCTGCTTATTTTTGAAATCGATGTCATATGAAGCTGAGATTGATTCGGTGGCAAGAGCGGTCTCATCCCTAAAAGGTAAGAAAAGCTGGACAAAAGTATACTGTGAAATGTAGTGAATAGTTGTCAACGTCAATTACCAAAACAAGAGTATCATTTAAAACTCACCAAATTCAACGTCACTTGAGAgggaagacccaaaaaaaataaaaaaaaaattaatgttatGTACCCACATCAAGGTCTAAGGGAGTGACTCCACTCTTAACTTCCAATCTGAACAACCTCAAAACCAAATTATGATAATTACTTAATACATCATTCACGGGTCATTTTCTTCATTCGACACTTAATAATGAAAATCGATATGACATTAACTGCCAGCCCTACTATTTATCTAAAAGTAGTCGGttaacctataaaaaaaaaaatcgtcaaaaagaaTAAACACGGAAGTTACTTCCTTTCACGAGAGAGTCGCTTCATCATATGTAATTTTAAGCGGGATTCGTAACCCAATATAGTATAAATGGTACGTTACGCATACATACACATTACACGTACATATATACGCATGTGTCGAAAATCATCTTGCAAAAGAAGAAGTGGggacataaaaaattcaaaatcgcCGACGATGGACAAGGGCCCACGCCGCCCCGTTGGCTGACTCGTTCCAAGTACAGCGGTCGAGGGCCATAAAAGAGTCAGCCTAACCTTAACCCTGACCTTAACCTTATTATGATCGAGGAAAGCCCCACGTGGGCTCCACTGTATCCCATTAATTTCTTCTACACGTCCGTCATGTGGTGCCAATTACTTCACCACCACCCCCCACTTGAACCCCAATTTGCCCCCAGCCAGACCCCACCGGGCCCACCCCTCACCACTGACTTTCGATTCGATTCCTTCATTCTTCCGATTCTTCCCCAAACTACCCCTCGCCACCGTCCACCGCCCACTTCCCCTCCTCCTCTACTGGTCGAGAAAGtgtgctttttattttattttattcattgTTCAACGTTTGACCCTTGAATATTTTGACTCTTGCTCGGTCGCCTCTCTCCCTCTTGCAATATCTCCAAAGTTTGTCGGACCATTCATGCCCCTTCTGACCTTCGCATCGATCTTCAACCTATATATAACCGCCCCGCTCCTCACCTTCCCCTTCACCGTCTTCGTCCGACCCCATCTACAAGCACAAGCACACACACCAGAAGAAGCGAGAGCGCGCCATTTGCTCGGTTGTGCGCCGCGAAGGGGACCGAGCTCCGAGAGGATGAGCAGCTCGTCGTCCGAGGAGCCCCGGAACAACAACGCTAAGTACGCCGGAGTCCGCCGCAGGAAGTGGGGCAAGTGGGTGTCCGAGATCCGTGTCCCCGGCACGCAAGAGCGGCTCTGGCTCGGCTCCTACGCCACCCCCGAGGGCGCCGCGGTCGCCCACGACATCGCCTCCTACTGCCTCCGCGGGCCCTCCTGCCTCGACAAGCTCAACTTCCCCGCCCTTCTGCCGCCCAGCGCGCGGCCCGGCATGTCCCCGACGTCGGTCCAGAGGGCCGCCTCGGACGCCGGCATGGCGGTCGACGCGCAGCACATCACCAGGAGGCCGAACGAGGAAGCGGACGGGACGAGCGCTGGCCACCACCCCAGGGCCGACGGCACGCACGCCGGTTTGGAATGCGCGCACGGGAGTGAGGCCTGTTCCGGGACCTGGGAAGGGAGAGGAGGAGATCACGGATTGAGCATTTCGGTGGATGACTACTTGTGAATCTGTGATTTTCCCTTACACATTAGATTAGAATGCAACATAGCCCCGTGTATATTATTACAACGACATCATATCACTTGACTGCTGAGTGTACGACCAGTTCTGACTGCTTGGTCGAACCGAAAATAATTCAACAAACTGGCATGGATGAACAGTCGACGCCAGATTCATACGGAGCTCAGCTTACTGTCTGTATCTAGTGGAATTAGCTTTGACACGACAGTATCTCTGATTGATCATGCAATTCCCttgggggaaaatttcaaaaaagggttccAAATCccctcattttatcaaataaagacttgaagtgaattttgtttcaaataagggtccgaagtgccTTTGATTAtgtcaaataaggacctaaagtggttataattgtttcaaataaggtaTGACCTTACCAACAGGCCGGCCAGCCAAATTTTTCAGCCGATCGAGGaaattttcgtaaaaatataaatttaatctattttttttattaaattaaattaaaacaaacaaacaaaaacagaaaaaaaaaacaaaaacaaaaacaaaaacacaagcGGGAGGTTCgcctatcttcttcctttctttttttttttaaattttttgttgtgtttcaaaatttctttaaaaaaaggaaaaataaaataaaataataaattaccaAAATATCCTTAACTGAAATGATTCAGGCCtttttttgagactaatataATCACTTTAGGCTCTTAGTTGAAATAATATATACTTCATGTCCTCTTTTGACACAATCGGGATActtcagattcttatttgaaataatgttcacttcaaGTCctcatttaagaaaataaggacacttgaaacctttttttggaatttccccTTCCCTTCACGAAGTGTTCATGAACCGAAAAATAGTCTGGTCATCGACAGATGCAGACCGAGCCATATGCTCACGTATCGGTCAAATGATGGAAGAACTCGATCGGGAAGAAAAGACTTTCTGATAACGGTTGTGTGCGGACACGATTGGGTCCATAAAGGTGTCATCTTTTTTGTCGTTTAATCCCTACTTTTTACCCAATTTTTTACCGGGCCAAACTCGGACCACGTGAAAGGAGGTGAAAAGTCTTTTGTATGGCTTCTGCGAGAAAAATGAGACGGAGACGGCATGCGACCCAGAGAAACTGCTGACCACGCTACTTTCAACTTCTACCCTTTTGACTTGTATTCACATCGAGAAGGAGATTTGAACTATAACGGTCCATTGAAACTGTTCTGAAAATGCCAGTGTGATTGAAATCATATGCACCAGAACTAAGTCAAAAACAGCTGAACTTTATTATTGTTCCTTCCCAACAAAGCACCGAGTAAAGTTCAGTTCATATTTATTCTCCCTCACAAGAATCTAAATGCAAGCAGAGATTCAACAGAGGCATCCGGAAAGATTAGTCATCCGAGAG from Rhodamnia argentea isolate NSW1041297 chromosome 2, ASM2092103v1, whole genome shotgun sequence encodes the following:
- the LOC115735426 gene encoding ethylene-responsive transcription factor ERF020, encoding MSSSSSEEPRNNNAKYAGVRRRKWGKWVSEIRVPGTQERLWLGSYATPEGAAVAHDIASYCLRGPSCLDKLNFPALLPPSARPGMSPTSVQRAASDAGMAVDAQHITRRPNEEADGTSAGHHPRADGTHAGLECAHGSEACSGTWEGRGGDHGLSISVDDYL